A window of Synechococcus sp. MEDNS5 contains these coding sequences:
- a CDS encoding YciI family protein, with translation MPWFVKHETFTAETAALSLERRRPHLEAHRAWVARETQAGRRIRSGFLVDERRRPGGGGLLIFEAESFEEALAWVSHDPMIQAGLVAWTLQEWIPVSGDGWP, from the coding sequence ATGCCTTGGTTTGTCAAACACGAAACCTTCACGGCGGAAACGGCCGCTCTTTCGCTCGAGCGACGGCGGCCCCACCTGGAGGCTCACCGTGCCTGGGTGGCAAGAGAAACCCAGGCGGGTCGGCGGATCCGCAGTGGTTTCCTTGTGGATGAGCGGCGGCGCCCCGGTGGCGGAGGCTTGTTGATCTTTGAGGCTGAGTCCTTCGAGGAGGCGTTGGCCTGGGTGTCGCACGACCCGATGATTCAGGCCGGCTTGGTGGCCTGGACCCTGCAGGAGTGGATCCCCGTCAGCGGGGATGGCTGGCCATGA
- the lipA gene encoding lipoyl synthase → MTSALKPEWLRVKAPQRERIGAVADLLLDLKLNTVCQEASCPNIGECFAGGTATFLIMGPGCTRACPYCDIDFDKSVRALDPTEPERLGEAVARLGLKHVVITSVNRDDLPDGGASQFVACIEQVKQRSPLTTIELLIPDFCGNWDALATVMAAAPHVLNHNIETVPRMYRLARPQGIYERSLELLQRVRDDWPRAYSKSGLMVGLGETDDEVIGVLRDLRTHRVDIVTIGQYLSPGPKHLAVDRYVTPEQFDSYRRIGEEELGFLQVVSTPLTRSSYHAGEVQRLMASHPR, encoded by the coding sequence ATGACCTCCGCCTTGAAACCCGAGTGGTTGCGCGTGAAAGCGCCGCAGCGGGAGCGCATCGGTGCCGTTGCCGATCTTCTGCTCGACCTGAAGTTGAACACGGTCTGCCAGGAGGCCAGCTGCCCCAACATCGGTGAGTGCTTCGCCGGCGGCACCGCCACCTTTCTGATCATGGGGCCGGGCTGCACCCGCGCCTGCCCTTACTGCGACATCGACTTCGACAAGAGCGTCCGTGCGCTCGACCCCACCGAACCAGAACGACTCGGTGAAGCGGTGGCTCGCTTGGGCCTCAAGCATGTGGTGATCACCTCGGTGAACCGCGACGACCTGCCGGATGGGGGAGCCTCCCAATTCGTGGCCTGCATCGAGCAGGTGAAGCAACGCTCACCGCTCACCACGATCGAGCTGCTGATTCCCGACTTCTGCGGCAACTGGGATGCCCTGGCCACGGTGATGGCCGCCGCCCCCCATGTGCTCAACCACAACATCGAAACGGTGCCGCGGATGTACCGCCTGGCCCGTCCCCAGGGCATTTATGAACGCTCACTTGAGCTGCTGCAGCGGGTTCGAGACGACTGGCCGCGGGCTTACAGCAAGTCGGGGCTGATGGTGGGCCTTGGTGAAACCGACGATGAAGTGATCGGGGTGCTGCGCGATCTGCGCACCCACCGGGTGGACATCGTCACCATCGGCCAGTACCTCTCCCCAGGCCCCAAGCACCTGGCTGTGGATCGTTACGTGACGCCCGAGCAGTTCGACTCCTATCGCCGCATCGGCGAAGAGGAGCTGGGCTTTCTGCAGGTGGTGAGCACGCCGCTCACCCGCAGCAGTTACCACGCCGGCGAGGTGCAGCGGCTCATGGCCAGCCATCCCCGCTGA
- the cobJ gene encoding precorrin-3B C(17)-methyltransferase produces MATASDLLQTHWIEGGRLIVVGALGAVTRLIAPFLKDKESDPAVLVLDAQGLQVVPLLGGHRAGGEQLARELAAALGGTAVITGDAATQGRLPLDSFGEIWGFRRSGDADAWRRLMIHQAQGRPIAVRQHSGSGHWRACASASTLAFTSGPDGTSELAIGPGIEAAPCRWHPATLWLGLGCERNTSHRLIERAVHQALENAGLAAEAVAGFGSIDAKGDEPALLALAKERDWRFRLFSASALAAMPVPTPSAVVEAEMGTASVAEAAALLAAGEDARLLQTKRILHAGPEEQGAVTVAIAEAALPFAPQRGELHLIGSGPGDLSLLTPDARRALSRCGVWVGYGLYLDLLEPLRRQDQVRLDGQLTRERDRCQQALSLAQQGAKVALVSSGDSGIYGMAGLALELWMELVDGSRPLFEVHPGLSALQLAAARAGAPLMHDFCTISLSDRLTPWPVIEQRLHSAAAGDFVVALYNPRSKGRDWQLQRAQEILLGHRPDHTPVVMARQLGRAEEQVTLHCLNALPINSVDMLTVLVIGNSSSTIEGGRMVTPRGYPGAELS; encoded by the coding sequence GTGGCAACAGCCAGTGACCTCTTGCAGACGCACTGGATCGAGGGCGGTCGCCTGATTGTGGTCGGAGCTCTGGGAGCCGTCACCCGACTGATTGCACCTTTTCTCAAAGACAAGGAGAGCGATCCAGCCGTTCTGGTGCTCGATGCCCAGGGTCTGCAGGTAGTCCCTCTGTTGGGAGGGCATCGAGCCGGAGGAGAACAACTGGCCAGGGAACTCGCAGCAGCGCTGGGAGGCACCGCTGTGATCACCGGTGATGCAGCCACTCAGGGGCGGCTTCCGCTCGACTCCTTCGGAGAGATCTGGGGGTTTCGGCGCAGTGGCGATGCCGATGCCTGGCGCCGGTTGATGATCCACCAGGCCCAGGGACGTCCGATTGCGGTGAGGCAGCACAGCGGCAGCGGACACTGGCGTGCTTGTGCCTCAGCCAGCACCTTGGCGTTCACCTCAGGTCCTGATGGCACCTCCGAGCTGGCGATTGGTCCTGGAATTGAAGCCGCACCCTGTCGCTGGCATCCGGCCACCTTGTGGCTGGGCCTCGGCTGCGAACGCAACACGAGCCATCGCCTGATCGAACGAGCCGTTCATCAAGCACTGGAGAACGCAGGGCTGGCCGCCGAGGCTGTTGCTGGCTTCGGGAGCATTGACGCCAAGGGCGATGAGCCGGCTTTGCTCGCCCTGGCAAAGGAACGCGACTGGAGATTCCGGCTGTTCAGCGCATCAGCCCTCGCGGCAATGCCGGTGCCTACACCTTCGGCCGTGGTTGAAGCGGAGATGGGCACAGCATCCGTTGCGGAAGCTGCGGCTCTGCTGGCCGCTGGTGAGGATGCCCGGCTCTTGCAGACCAAACGCATCCTCCATGCCGGGCCAGAGGAACAGGGCGCTGTCACCGTGGCGATCGCCGAAGCAGCGCTGCCCTTTGCACCGCAACGGGGAGAACTGCATCTCATCGGAAGCGGCCCGGGGGATCTCAGCCTGCTCACCCCCGATGCCCGCCGCGCGTTGAGCCGCTGCGGGGTCTGGGTGGGATACGGGCTTTACTTGGATCTCCTCGAACCGCTTCGCCGCCAGGATCAGGTCCGCCTGGACGGTCAACTCACCCGCGAACGGGACCGTTGCCAGCAGGCTCTGTCCCTTGCTCAGCAGGGGGCCAAAGTGGCACTGGTGTCGTCTGGCGACAGCGGCATTTATGGCATGGCCGGGCTGGCCCTTGAGCTCTGGATGGAGCTGGTTGATGGCTCTCGGCCCTTATTCGAGGTGCATCCGGGCCTCTCCGCCCTTCAACTGGCGGCTGCCCGGGCGGGAGCGCCACTGATGCATGACTTCTGCACCATCAGCCTCAGCGATCGGCTCACGCCCTGGCCTGTGATTGAACAACGGCTGCACTCCGCCGCCGCCGGTGACTTCGTAGTGGCTCTCTATAACCCTCGATCGAAAGGCCGCGACTGGCAGCTGCAACGGGCCCAAGAGATTCTTCTTGGCCATCGTCCCGATCACACCCCGGTGGTGATGGCCCGTCAGCTGGGCCGCGCGGAAGAGCAGGTGACCCTGCATTGCCTCAATGCTCTGCCCATCAACAGCGTGGACATGCTCACGGTGCTGGTGATCGGCAACAGCAGCAGCACCATAGAGGGCGGGCGCATGGTGACACCGAGGGGGTACCCGGGAGCCGAACTCAGCTGA
- the psaA gene encoding photosystem I core protein PsaA, translating to MTISPPERGSTAKTQVEKVDNPATFELFGKPGHFDRALAKGPKTTTWVWNLHANAHDFDSHTSDLEEVSRKIFSAHFGHLAVIFIWLSGAFFHGARFSNFSGWLADPTHVKPSAQVVWPVFGQEILNGDMGAGFQGIQITSGLFHVWRAWGITNETQLMSLAIGALVMAGLMLNAGVFHYHKAAPKLEWFQNVESMLNHHLAGLLGLGSLSWTGHLLHVSLPTTKLMDAIDAGQPLVLNGKTIASVADIPLPHEFFNQDLLAQLYPGFGAGIGAFFSGNWAAYSDFLTFKGGLNPVTGSMWMSDIAHHHLAIAVLFIVAGHMYRTNWGIGHSIKEILEGQKGDPLLFPATKGHDGLFEFMTTSWHAQLAVNLAMLGSLSIIVAQHMYAMPPYAYMSIDYPTQIGLFTHHMWIGGFLIVGAAAHAAIAMIRDYDPAKHVDNVLDRVLKARDALISHLNWVCIWLGFHSFGLYIHNDTMRALGRPQDMFSDSAIQLKPVFAQWIQGLHAAAAGSTAPNALAGVSEVFNGSVVAVGGKVAAAPIPLGTADFMVHHIHAFTIHVTVLILLKGVLYARNSRLIPDKANLGFRFPCDGPGRGGTCQVSAWDHVFLGLFWMYNSLSIVIFHFSWKMQSDVWGTVNADGSVQHITNGNFANSAITINGWLRDYLWAQAAQVINSYGSNTSAYGLMFLGAHFVWAFSLMFLFSGRGYWQELIESIVWAHNKLKVAPAIQPRALSITQGRAVGVAHYLLGGIATTWAFFHAHILVVG from the coding sequence ATGACCATCAGCCCACCAGAGCGTGGGAGCACCGCGAAGACTCAGGTCGAGAAGGTTGACAATCCAGCAACCTTTGAGCTGTTCGGCAAGCCCGGACACTTCGACCGTGCTCTCGCGAAAGGTCCCAAAACCACCACATGGGTTTGGAACCTCCACGCCAATGCTCACGATTTCGACAGCCACACGAGTGACCTTGAGGAGGTCTCTCGGAAGATCTTCAGTGCTCACTTCGGCCATCTGGCCGTGATCTTCATCTGGCTGAGCGGTGCCTTCTTCCATGGAGCCCGCTTCTCCAACTTCTCCGGTTGGCTTGCTGACCCCACCCACGTGAAGCCCAGCGCTCAGGTGGTGTGGCCGGTGTTCGGCCAGGAGATCCTCAATGGCGATATGGGTGCCGGTTTCCAGGGCATCCAGATCACCTCAGGCCTCTTCCATGTGTGGCGTGCCTGGGGCATCACCAACGAAACACAGCTGATGTCTCTGGCCATCGGCGCCCTGGTGATGGCCGGCCTGATGCTGAATGCAGGCGTTTTCCACTATCACAAAGCAGCTCCAAAGCTGGAGTGGTTCCAGAATGTTGAGTCGATGCTCAACCACCACCTTGCTGGACTGCTCGGCCTCGGGTCACTGTCCTGGACAGGTCACCTTCTCCATGTGTCCCTGCCCACCACCAAGTTGATGGACGCCATCGACGCCGGCCAGCCGCTGGTGCTCAACGGCAAGACCATCGCTTCTGTGGCGGACATTCCCCTGCCGCATGAATTTTTCAATCAGGATCTGCTGGCGCAGCTCTATCCAGGATTCGGTGCCGGCATCGGTGCTTTCTTCTCGGGTAACTGGGCTGCCTACAGCGATTTCCTCACCTTCAAGGGTGGTCTGAACCCTGTCACCGGCAGCATGTGGATGAGCGACATCGCTCATCACCATCTGGCGATCGCGGTGCTCTTCATCGTGGCCGGTCACATGTACCGCACGAACTGGGGCATCGGTCACTCCATCAAGGAGATCCTCGAAGGTCAGAAGGGCGATCCCCTTCTCTTCCCTGCCACGAAGGGCCATGACGGCCTGTTCGAGTTCATGACCACGAGCTGGCATGCCCAGCTGGCTGTGAACCTCGCCATGCTCGGCTCCCTGAGCATCATCGTGGCTCAGCACATGTATGCGATGCCTCCCTACGCCTACATGTCAATCGACTATCCGACGCAGATCGGCTTGTTCACCCATCACATGTGGATTGGTGGCTTCCTGATCGTTGGTGCCGCAGCGCACGCTGCCATCGCGATGATCCGCGATTACGACCCTGCCAAGCACGTCGACAACGTGCTGGACCGGGTGCTGAAGGCTCGTGACGCCCTGATCAGCCACCTCAACTGGGTGTGCATCTGGCTTGGCTTCCACAGCTTCGGCCTCTACATCCACAACGACACCATGCGTGCCCTGGGACGTCCCCAGGACATGTTCAGCGACTCAGCGATTCAGCTGAAGCCTGTGTTCGCTCAGTGGATTCAGGGTCTGCATGCCGCTGCTGCTGGCAGCACCGCTCCCAATGCCCTTGCGGGTGTGAGCGAGGTGTTCAACGGTTCCGTCGTTGCCGTGGGTGGCAAGGTCGCAGCTGCGCCGATCCCCCTGGGCACCGCCGATTTCATGGTGCACCACATCCACGCCTTCACGATCCACGTGACGGTGTTGATCCTGCTCAAGGGTGTGCTCTACGCCCGTAATTCCCGCCTCATCCCTGACAAGGCCAACCTTGGCTTCCGTTTCCCTTGCGACGGCCCCGGCCGTGGCGGCACCTGCCAGGTGTCTGCATGGGACCACGTGTTCCTGGGTCTGTTCTGGATGTACAACTCCCTGTCCATCGTGATCTTCCACTTCTCTTGGAAGATGCAGAGCGATGTCTGGGGAACGGTGAATGCTGACGGTTCCGTTCAGCACATCACCAACGGCAATTTCGCCAACAGCGCCATCACCATTAATGGCTGGCTGCGTGACTACCTGTGGGCTCAGGCCGCTCAGGTGATCAATAGCTACGGCTCCAACACCAGCGCCTATGGCCTGATGTTCCTCGGTGCCCACTTCGTCTGGGCCTTCAGCCTGATGTTCCTGTTCAGCGGCCGCGGCTACTGGCAGGAGCTGATCGAGTCCATCGTCTGGGCTCACAACAAGCTGAAGGTGGCCCCGGCCATCCAGCCCCGTGCGCTGTCCATCACCCAGGGCCGTGCCGTGGGTGTCGCCCATTACCTCTTGGGCGGCATTGCGACCACATGGGCCTTCTTCCACGCCCACATCCTTGTGGTCGGCTGA
- the psaB gene encoding photosystem I core protein PsaB yields MATKFPSFSQGLAQDPTTRRIWYGIATAHDFESHDGMTEEKLYQKLFSTHFGHLAIIGLWVSGNLFHIAWQGNFEQWVADPLHVRPIAHAIWDPHFGQGAIDAFTQAGASSPVNIAYSGLYHWFYTIGMTTNAELYQGSIFMMILSAWALFAGWLHLQPKFRPSLAWFKNAESRLNHHLAVLFGFSSIAWTGHLVHVAIPESRGQHVGWDNFLNVMPHPAGLGPFFTGNWGVYAQNPDTMGQVFGTAEGSGTAILTFLGGFHPQTEALWLTDIAHHHLAIGVIFVIAGHMYRTNFGIGHSIREILEAHNPPQGTPGDLGAGHKGLYDTINNSLHFQLGLALASLGVVTSLVAQHMYAMPSYAFIAKDYTTQAALYTHHQYIAIFLMCGAFAHGAIFFIRDYDPEANKDNVLARMLEHKEAIISHLSWVSLFLGFHTLGLYVHNDVVVAFGTPEKQILVEPVFAQFVQAASGKAIYGFDVLLANTGGVAANANAAYMGGWMDAINGVRGSNDLFLPIGPGDFLVHHAIALGLHTTTLILVKGALDARGSKLMPDKKDFGYSFPCDGPGRGGTCDISAWDAFYLAVFWALNTVGWVTFYWHWKHLAIWQGNVAQFNESSTYLMGWFRDYLWLNSSQLINGYNPFGSNNLAVWAWMFLFGHLVWATGFMFLISWRGYWQELIETIVWAHQRTPLANLVGWRDKPVALSIVQARVVGLAHFTIGYILTYAAFLIASTSGKFG; encoded by the coding sequence ATGGCAACGAAATTTCCTTCGTTCAGCCAGGGTCTGGCACAGGACCCGACAACCCGCCGCATCTGGTACGGGATCGCCACGGCTCACGACTTCGAGAGCCATGACGGAATGACGGAGGAGAAGCTTTACCAAAAGCTCTTCTCCACCCATTTCGGCCATCTCGCGATCATCGGCCTTTGGGTTTCGGGAAACCTGTTCCACATCGCCTGGCAGGGCAACTTCGAGCAGTGGGTCGCCGACCCTCTGCACGTGCGCCCCATCGCTCACGCAATCTGGGATCCCCACTTCGGGCAGGGCGCCATTGACGCCTTCACCCAAGCGGGTGCCTCCTCCCCGGTGAACATCGCCTATTCGGGCCTGTATCACTGGTTCTACACAATTGGCATGACCACCAATGCCGAGCTGTATCAGGGTTCCATCTTCATGATGATCCTGTCGGCTTGGGCCCTGTTCGCCGGTTGGCTTCACCTTCAGCCCAAGTTCCGCCCGTCCCTGGCTTGGTTCAAAAACGCGGAATCTCGCCTGAACCACCACCTGGCAGTTCTCTTCGGCTTCAGTTCCATTGCCTGGACCGGTCACCTGGTTCACGTGGCGATTCCTGAGTCCCGTGGTCAGCACGTTGGTTGGGACAACTTCCTCAACGTGATGCCCCACCCCGCCGGTCTGGGACCCTTCTTCACTGGCAACTGGGGTGTGTATGCCCAGAATCCCGACACCATGGGCCAGGTGTTCGGTACAGCTGAAGGATCTGGCACCGCGATCCTCACCTTCCTGGGAGGTTTCCACCCTCAGACTGAGGCTCTCTGGCTCACCGATATCGCCCATCACCATCTGGCCATCGGCGTGATCTTCGTGATCGCCGGCCACATGTACCGGACGAATTTCGGAATCGGTCACTCCATCCGCGAGATCCTCGAAGCCCATAACCCTCCCCAGGGCACCCCTGGAGATCTGGGCGCAGGCCACAAGGGTCTCTACGACACCATCAACAACAGCCTGCACTTCCAGCTCGGTCTGGCCCTCGCATCCCTGGGCGTTGTCACCTCCTTGGTGGCCCAGCACATGTATGCGATGCCGTCGTATGCCTTCATCGCGAAGGACTACACAACACAGGCTGCGCTTTACACCCACCACCAGTACATCGCCATCTTCCTGATGTGCGGTGCCTTTGCGCACGGTGCGATCTTCTTCATCCGTGACTACGACCCCGAAGCCAACAAGGACAACGTCCTGGCTCGGATGCTCGAGCACAAAGAAGCGATCATCAGCCACCTGAGCTGGGTGTCCCTCTTCCTCGGTTTCCACACCCTCGGCCTCTACGTTCACAACGACGTGGTCGTGGCCTTTGGAACTCCTGAGAAACAGATCCTGGTGGAGCCAGTCTTCGCTCAGTTCGTTCAGGCCGCCTCCGGTAAGGCGATCTACGGCTTCGATGTTCTGCTCGCCAATACCGGCGGTGTCGCAGCCAATGCCAATGCTGCCTACATGGGTGGCTGGATGGATGCCATCAACGGTGTACGTGGCAGCAATGATCTATTCCTGCCCATCGGCCCTGGTGACTTCCTTGTTCACCATGCCATCGCTCTGGGACTGCACACCACCACTCTGATCCTGGTCAAGGGTGCACTGGATGCCCGTGGTTCCAAGCTGATGCCTGACAAGAAGGACTTCGGCTATTCCTTCCCTTGCGACGGCCCAGGCCGTGGCGGCACCTGCGATATCTCGGCTTGGGACGCCTTCTATCTGGCTGTCTTCTGGGCCTTGAACACCGTGGGTTGGGTCACCTTCTACTGGCATTGGAAGCACCTCGCCATCTGGCAGGGCAACGTGGCTCAGTTCAACGAATCCAGCACTTACCTGATGGGCTGGTTCCGCGATTACCTGTGGCTCAATTCCTCTCAGCTGATCAACGGTTACAACCCGTTTGGCAGCAACAACCTCGCCGTCTGGGCCTGGATGTTCCTGTTCGGTCACCTGGTGTGGGCCACCGGTTTCATGTTCCTGATCTCCTGGCGTGGTTACTGGCAGGAGCTGATCGAGACCATCGTCTGGGCTCATCAGCGCACGCCCCTGGCCAACCTGGTTGGCTGGCGCGACAAGCCAGTGGCACTGTCCATCGTTCAGGCTCGTGTTGTGGGTCTCGCCCACTTCACGATCGGCTACATCCTGACGTACGCCGCATTCCTGATCGCCTCGACCTCTGGCAAATTCGGTTGA
- a CDS encoding cupin, whose product MVSSATERCASSEQAQFFSYGEAANPIRKGLTELVPYRSFSPAFFQEPGSEVLPLDLSESLGCAGPATGPSLCANFIRLDQGELRTSAVATSQLFFVAEGQGETAACGQRFTWTKGDMLVLPAGGDAIHASSDKAAIYWVHDAPLLRHLGVAPSQARFEPTFYSHQDSEQKLAEIADSASGSKANRVSVLLGNSAFPQSRTVSHTLWAMLGILPANQEQMPHRHQSIALDFAVACEPGCYTLIGTELNEKGCIINPHREDWAPGAAFVTPPGYWHSHHNESGADAYVLPIQDAGLHTYLRTLDIRFSG is encoded by the coding sequence ATGGTGAGCAGTGCAACCGAACGATGCGCCTCATCGGAGCAGGCACAGTTCTTTTCCTACGGAGAAGCGGCCAATCCGATTCGCAAGGGCCTGACAGAGCTCGTGCCCTATCGAAGCTTCTCGCCTGCCTTCTTCCAGGAACCTGGCAGCGAAGTACTGCCGCTGGATCTGAGTGAATCACTGGGCTGCGCAGGTCCAGCCACTGGCCCCTCCCTCTGCGCCAACTTCATTCGCCTGGATCAAGGGGAGTTGCGAACATCCGCAGTGGCCACCAGCCAGCTGTTCTTCGTGGCCGAAGGCCAGGGTGAAACTGCTGCCTGCGGTCAACGCTTCACCTGGACCAAAGGCGACATGCTTGTGTTGCCGGCGGGCGGCGACGCCATTCACGCCAGCTCGGACAAAGCGGCCATCTACTGGGTGCACGATGCTCCACTGCTAAGGCATCTGGGAGTGGCGCCCAGCCAAGCTCGCTTCGAACCCACCTTCTACAGCCATCAGGACAGTGAGCAGAAGCTCGCGGAGATTGCTGACAGCGCCAGTGGTTCGAAGGCCAACCGCGTCAGTGTGCTCCTGGGGAACAGCGCGTTTCCCCAGTCACGCACAGTGAGCCACACCCTCTGGGCCATGCTCGGCATTCTTCCAGCGAACCAAGAGCAGATGCCCCACCGCCATCAGTCCATCGCCTTGGACTTCGCAGTGGCCTGTGAACCGGGCTGCTACACGCTGATTGGGACGGAGCTGAATGAAAAGGGGTGCATCATCAACCCGCATCGGGAAGACTGGGCGCCAGGTGCAGCGTTTGTCACACCGCCTGGCTACTGGCATTCCCATCACAACGAATCCGGTGCAGACGCTTATGTGCTGCCGATTCAGGACGCTGGCCTGCACACCTATTTGCGCACGCTCGACATCCGTTTCAGCGGCTGA